The Oscillospiraceae bacterium region TGAGGACAAAGCGCATTTAGACATATTATACGAAAGAGGAATTAAAAACGGAGTTAAGAATTTGAAAATGCTTACAGGCGATGAAGCAAGAAGAATTGAGCCTAATCTTTCAAAAAATGTAACATACGTTCTTCACGCCTTAGACGGAAGCATTACCTGCCCTTATGAACTGACAATTGCGGCAATAGGAAATGCAATGGATAATGGTGCAGAATTAAAACTGAATTTTGAAGTTTGCGATATTAAAGAAAAAGACGGATATTACGAAATTTACGGGAAAGACGAAATGATAAAATCAAAAACCGTAATAAATGCAGCAGGTGTTTATTCCGACAAGGTTGCTTCTTTTATCGGTGATACATCTTTTACAATTACACCAAGAAGAGGAGAATACATACTTCTTGATAAAGTTAATGGAGATATTGTAAAAAACACAATATTCCGAACACCTTCTAAAATGGGAAAAGGAATTTTAGTATCCCCTACTGTTGATAGTAATCTTATTACAGGCCCAACTTCTTATAATATAGAAGACAAAGAAAATAACGCTACAACTGAAAGCGGTTTTTTTGAAATTATAAAACAGGCGTGCGAAAATGTTGAAGGTGTTAATTACAGAAATACTATTACATCTTTTTGTGGAGTTCGTGCAGTAGGAAATACGGGTGACTTTATAATAACAAGCCCTAAACGTGGTTTTATAAACGCGGCAGGGATTGAATCTCCCGGACTTTCAGCTTCTCCTGCTATTGCAGAATACATTGTTGAAATGTTAAAAGAAGCAGGTTACGAACTTACTAAAAACGAAAACTTTAATCCAATAAGAAAACCTATGCATTATTTTAAAGAAGCATCCATAGAAGAAAAAAATGAAATAATAAAGAAAGATAAATCGTTCGGCAGAGTTATCTGCAGGTGTGAAACTGTTACCGAAGGTGAAATTTTAGAAGCAATAAGAACTAATCCTAAACCAACTGATCTTGATGGTGTTAAGAGAAGAACAAGAGCACAAATGGGAAGATGTCAGGGTGGTTTCTGCTCCCCTTACATTATAAATCTTTTATCAAAAGAATTAAATGTTCCTGTCTGCGAAATTACAAAAGCAGGCAAATCATCATACATTGCAGTTTCTAAAACCAAGGAGGTTTAATAAAATGACAGATTTAGTTATAATCGGCGGCGGTCCTGCAGGTATG contains the following coding sequences:
- a CDS encoding NAD(P)/FAD-dependent oxidoreductase translates to MYDAVVIGAGCVGAMTLRELSKYNLKVLIVEKENDVSMGATRANSAIVHAGFDAEEGTLKAKLNVRGAELFKTVTKELGVKYINNGSMVIAFTDEDKAHLDILYERGIKNGVKNLKMLTGDEARRIEPNLSKNVTYVLHALDGSITCPYELTIAAIGNAMDNGAELKLNFEVCDIKEKDGYYEIYGKDEMIKSKTVINAAGVYSDKVASFIGDTSFTITPRRGEYILLDKVNGDIVKNTIFRTPSKMGKGILVSPTVDSNLITGPTSYNIEDKENNATTESGFFEIIKQACENVEGVNYRNTITSFCGVRAVGNTGDFIITSPKRGFINAAGIESPGLSASPAIAEYIVEMLKEAGYELTKNENFNPIRKPMHYFKEASIEEKNEIIKKDKSFGRVICRCETVTEGEILEAIRTNPKPTDLDGVKRRTRAQMGRCQGGFCSPYIINLLSKELNVPVCEITKAGKSSYIAVSKTKEV